One genomic region from Paenibacillus antri encodes:
- a CDS encoding (2Fe-2S)-binding protein, with the protein MSVDTRLTVQRQLGFYTEEPEGVSDRLPGPMLASPEQVKSLVDRVAGMLGTDKPTVAASQFTKWYCRSLISVLYEFSVLGIARSASLRDIAVLFPGEPPFAVLCGGRTARVTDDASRESLRELTVIRLFAHNWNLVFKSLHAQTGVREDLLWENGSMYLNHFYRLWITEAEDEALRERLEDDYLYIQREAPPELYGELQCFNPFAWTGKPIRRKCCLRYHLPDGNYCKGCPVSHAKSDA; encoded by the coding sequence ATGTCCGTTGATACCCGATTGACGGTGCAGCGGCAGCTCGGCTTCTACACCGAAGAGCCGGAAGGCGTCTCGGACCGGCTGCCCGGTCCGATGCTCGCCTCTCCGGAGCAGGTGAAGTCGCTCGTGGACCGCGTCGCCGGCATGCTCGGCACCGATAAGCCGACGGTCGCCGCGTCGCAGTTCACGAAGTGGTACTGCCGTTCTCTCATATCCGTCTTATACGAATTCAGCGTGCTCGGCATCGCGCGTTCCGCCTCGCTCCGGGATATCGCCGTCCTGTTCCCCGGGGAGCCGCCGTTCGCCGTCTTGTGCGGCGGGCGCACCGCCCGAGTGACGGATGACGCTTCTCGGGAATCGCTGCGGGAGCTGACGGTCATTCGCTTGTTCGCGCACAATTGGAACCTCGTCTTCAAGAGTCTCCACGCGCAAACCGGCGTCCGCGAAGACCTGCTCTGGGAGAACGGTTCGATGTACCTGAACCACTTCTACCGACTGTGGATTACGGAAGCCGAGGACGAAGCGCTTCGCGAGCGACTCGAGGACGACTATCTCTACATTCAGAGAGAAGCTCCGCCCGAGCTGTACGGCGAGCTTCAGTGCTTCAATCCGTTCGCCTGGACCGGGAAGCCGATCCGGCGCAAATGCTGTCTCCGGTATCATCTGCCGGACGGGAACTATTGCAAGGGCTGCCCGGTTTCGCACGCGAAATCCGACGCCTGA
- a CDS encoding ABC transporter ATP-binding protein: MTAMEAKGLTLAYGGAPIIDRLDLLIPKAKITVLIGKNGCGKSTLLRSIARLMKPAGGAVLLDGKDIYGSPTKDVAKKLAILPQGPVAPEGLTVLQLVKQGRYPHQTWLKQWTRDDETVVREALQATGMTPFADRPVDALSGGQRQRAWIAMTLAQQTETILLDEPTTYLDMTHQIEVLELLAALNERERRTIVMVLHDLNLACRYAHHIVAVAGGGVYAEGPPEKVVNETLVRDVFEMDCRMIADPVYGSPLCIPLGSRAPSQPPQPPRGDASAVTSDPNPTPEKEKETAYVR, translated from the coding sequence ATGACGGCCATGGAAGCGAAGGGGCTGACGCTGGCATACGGCGGCGCGCCGATTATCGATCGTCTCGACCTCTTGATCCCGAAAGCCAAGATTACCGTCCTGATCGGCAAGAACGGCTGCGGCAAGTCGACGCTGCTGCGGTCGATCGCGCGGCTGATGAAGCCTGCCGGGGGCGCCGTCCTGTTGGACGGCAAGGACATCTACGGTTCGCCGACGAAGGACGTCGCGAAGAAGCTCGCGATCCTGCCGCAAGGCCCCGTCGCGCCGGAAGGCCTCACCGTGCTGCAGCTCGTCAAGCAAGGGCGGTACCCGCATCAGACGTGGCTGAAGCAATGGACGCGGGACGACGAGACGGTCGTCCGAGAGGCGCTCCAAGCGACCGGCATGACGCCGTTCGCCGACCGCCCCGTAGACGCCTTGTCCGGCGGTCAGCGTCAGCGCGCCTGGATCGCCATGACGCTCGCGCAGCAAACCGAGACGATCCTGCTCGACGAGCCGACGACGTACCTCGATATGACGCACCAGATCGAAGTGTTGGAGCTGCTCGCCGCCCTCAACGAGCGGGAGCGCCGCACGATCGTGATGGTGCTGCACGATCTGAACCTCGCCTGTCGATACGCGCACCACATCGTGGCGGTCGCGGGCGGAGGCGTGTACGCCGAAGGGCCGCCGGAGAAGGTCGTTAACGAGACGCTCGTCCGCGATGTGTTCGAGATGGACTGCCGCATGATCGCGGATCCGGTATACGGCTCGCCGCTCTGCATCCCGCTCGGCTCGCGGGCGCCGTCGCAGCCGCCGCAGCCGCCGCGAGGCGACGCGTCGGCCGTTACCTCCGATCCGAACCCGACGCCCGAGAAGGAAAAGGAGACCGCCTATGTCCGTTGA
- a CDS encoding FecCD family ABC transporter permease, with the protein MRSNRYAVRTRLFSYLIERRAVFWTVVLTIALVALVCVSAGVGSLWISPVEVLRGAFGFGDDATRTVLYSFRLPRAAMSVLAGACLAASGALLQSVSRNPLASPDMIGVTGGAAAAGVASLVLTGGAIGLTGLSLSAIGGAVAVAALLFALAWKGGVSPLRLVLIGVALQTAAGSLSSFMIILSPTYLATQAFTWLTGSVYGSSWNNVGALLPWAAGFGLVAWMLSRKANVHELGEDVAASVGSRVSRERSALIAISAALAGAAVSQVGAIGFIGLMAPHMARRLVGPAFGAVLPVSACIGAMLLLIADTLGRTAFPPNDIPAGVFTAAVGAPFFVYLLLRRKGK; encoded by the coding sequence ATGCGAAGTAATCGTTACGCGGTTCGCACGCGCTTGTTCTCGTATTTGATCGAACGCCGCGCCGTCTTCTGGACGGTCGTCCTGACGATCGCGCTCGTCGCGCTCGTCTGCGTCAGCGCCGGCGTCGGAAGCTTATGGATTTCGCCGGTCGAAGTGCTTCGCGGCGCGTTCGGCTTCGGCGACGACGCGACGCGGACGGTGCTGTATTCGTTCCGTCTTCCCCGCGCCGCCATGTCCGTCTTGGCCGGCGCCTGCCTCGCGGCTTCGGGCGCGCTGCTCCAAAGCGTGTCCCGCAACCCGCTCGCCTCGCCGGATATGATCGGCGTCACGGGCGGGGCGGCCGCGGCGGGCGTCGCGAGCCTCGTCCTGACCGGCGGCGCGATCGGCCTGACCGGCCTGTCGCTCTCCGCGATCGGCGGCGCCGTCGCCGTCGCCGCGCTGTTGTTCGCGCTCGCGTGGAAGGGCGGCGTCTCGCCGCTGCGTCTCGTCTTGATCGGCGTGGCGCTGCAGACCGCCGCGGGGTCGCTCTCTTCGTTCATGATCATTCTGAGCCCGACGTATTTGGCGACGCAGGCGTTCACCTGGCTGACCGGGAGCGTATACGGCAGCTCTTGGAACAATGTCGGGGCGCTGCTCCCGTGGGCGGCCGGCTTCGGCCTCGTCGCATGGATGCTCTCCCGCAAGGCGAACGTGCACGAGCTCGGCGAGGACGTCGCCGCCAGCGTCGGCAGCCGGGTATCCCGCGAGCGCTCGGCGCTCATCGCGATCAGCGCCGCGCTCGCCGGCGCCGCGGTATCCCAAGTCGGCGCGATCGGCTTCATCGGCCTGATGGCGCCGCACATGGCCCGCAGGCTCGTCGGCCCGGCGTTCGGCGCCGTCCTGCCGGTATCGGCGTGCATCGGCGCCATGCTGCTGCTGATCGCCGATACGCTCGGCCGGACCGCGTTCCCGCCGAACGACATTCCTGCCGGCGTGTTTACGGCGGCGGTAGGGGCTCCCTTTTTCGTATATCTACTCTTAAGGAGGAAGGGCAAATGA
- a CDS encoding FecCD family ABC transporter permease, whose protein sequence is MKKPFGLLACVVLLCGFGFLSIAYGSRSIDLYTVWQAFAAFDGTSADHLIVRNTRLPRTLVAAAVGAALAVSGAIMQTVTRNPLASPSIFGVNSGAALCIIVAISVLSIDSQSQFIWAAFLGAALAAGAAYGLGSVGRGGGSPVNITLAGAAVTAFASSITQGIMLVNGRSFDQIIFWLVGSVAGREMPMLLPVLPFLAIGAIVCFALAAPLNTLALGEDVARGLGQRVGAVKLGAAAAVVLLAGSSVAVAGPIAFVGIVVPHIARFVAGRDHRWLLPYSALLGSVLLLGADVIARFVAMPNELPVGVVTALIGVPFFVWVARRDVHAK, encoded by the coding sequence ATGAAGAAACCGTTCGGACTTCTCGCCTGCGTTGTTCTGCTGTGCGGCTTCGGCTTTCTGTCGATCGCGTACGGCAGCCGAAGCATCGACTTATATACGGTCTGGCAAGCTTTCGCCGCCTTCGACGGCACGTCGGCCGATCACTTGATCGTGCGCAATACCCGGCTGCCGCGGACGCTCGTCGCGGCGGCGGTCGGCGCGGCGCTCGCCGTCTCCGGGGCGATCATGCAGACGGTCACGCGCAACCCGCTCGCGTCGCCGAGCATCTTCGGCGTCAACAGCGGCGCGGCGCTCTGCATTATCGTCGCGATCTCCGTTCTCAGCATCGATTCGCAGTCGCAGTTCATCTGGGCCGCGTTCCTCGGCGCCGCGCTCGCGGCCGGAGCCGCTTACGGACTCGGCTCGGTCGGCCGCGGCGGCGGTTCGCCGGTCAACATTACGCTCGCCGGCGCCGCGGTGACCGCCTTCGCGTCTTCGATCACGCAAGGCATTATGCTGGTGAACGGAAGATCGTTCGATCAGATCATCTTCTGGCTCGTCGGCTCCGTCGCGGGCCGCGAGATGCCGATGCTGCTCCCGGTGCTGCCGTTCCTCGCGATCGGCGCGATCGTCTGCTTCGCGCTCGCGGCGCCGCTCAATACGCTGGCGCTCGGCGAAGACGTCGCGCGCGGTCTCGGTCAACGCGTCGGCGCGGTGAAGCTCGGCGCCGCCGCGGCCGTCGTCCTCCTCGCGGGCTCGTCGGTCGCCGTGGCGGGACCGATCGCCTTCGTCGGCATCGTCGTGCCGCATATCGCCCGGTTCGTCGCCGGCCGCGATCACCGGTGGCTGCTGCCGTACAGCGCCCTGCTCGGGAGCGTCCTGCTGCTCGGCGCGGACGTAATCGCCCGATTCGTCGCGATGCCGAACGAATTGCCCGTCGGCGTCGTCACCGCGCTGATCGGCGTCCCGTTCTTCGTATGGGTGGCAAGGAGGGACGTTCATGCGAAGTAA
- a CDS encoding ABC transporter substrate-binding protein, with translation MKKLSNIALTSIALLALAFGLAACGGTDSQQPAAETSDSTEAANDNGAATSEAAPEAEPATRSFTHAMGTTDVPTNPQRVVILTNEGTEALLALGVTPVGAAKSWLGDPWYDHIKDQMKDVVNVGEESQPNLELIIGLKPDLIIGNKMRNEEIYDELSAIAPTVFAETLRGDWQVNFKMYADVLGKTAEGEKVMGDYEARIADLKTKLGDKLSTQVSIVRFMANDTRIYWKDTFSGVILSQIGLARPPAQDIDDFAARGVTKERIEEMDGDILFYFSYELGDGGATAVEDSWLKDPLWQTLDVVKAGKAYKVSDAIWNTAGGVIAANLMIDDLYTYFEVK, from the coding sequence ATGAAAAAGCTGTCGAACATAGCGCTTACGTCGATCGCGTTGTTGGCATTGGCCTTCGGGTTGGCCGCCTGCGGCGGAACGGACTCGCAGCAACCTGCTGCGGAGACGTCCGATTCGACCGAAGCGGCGAACGATAACGGGGCGGCGACGTCCGAGGCGGCGCCGGAAGCGGAGCCGGCCACGCGCAGCTTTACGCACGCGATGGGGACGACGGACGTCCCGACGAATCCGCAGCGCGTCGTCATCCTGACGAACGAAGGCACGGAAGCGCTGCTCGCGCTCGGCGTCACGCCGGTCGGCGCGGCGAAGTCGTGGCTCGGCGATCCGTGGTACGACCACATTAAGGATCAGATGAAGGACGTCGTGAACGTCGGGGAAGAAAGCCAGCCGAACCTGGAGCTCATCATCGGCTTGAAGCCGGACCTCATTATCGGCAACAAGATGCGTAACGAAGAAATCTACGACGAGCTGAGCGCAATCGCGCCGACGGTGTTCGCGGAGACGCTTCGCGGCGATTGGCAAGTCAACTTCAAGATGTACGCCGACGTTCTCGGCAAGACGGCCGAAGGCGAGAAGGTTATGGGCGATTACGAGGCGCGCATCGCGGACCTGAAGACGAAGCTCGGCGACAAGCTGTCGACGCAAGTGTCGATCGTGCGCTTCATGGCGAACGATACGCGGATTTATTGGAAGGATACGTTCTCGGGCGTCATTCTGAGCCAGATCGGCTTGGCGCGTCCGCCGGCGCAGGATATCGACGATTTCGCGGCTCGCGGCGTAACGAAGGAGCGGATCGAGGAGATGGACGGCGACATCCTGTTCTACTTCTCTTACGAGCTCGGCGACGGCGGCGCGACGGCCGTCGAGGATAGTTGGTTGAAAGACCCGTTGTGGCAGACGCTCGACGTCGTGAAAGCGGGCAAGGCGTACAAGGTAAGCGACGCGATCTGGAATACGGCCGGCGGCGTCATCGCGGCGAATCTGATGATCGACGATCTGTATACGTATTTCGAAGTGAAATAA
- a CDS encoding DUF441 domain-containing protein encodes MPSVDLPSAALLVLAALGILGNNSTVAIAVVALLLLRVTKLHQVFPWLENYGLTAGVVILTIGILAPIASGSLDHRAAVASLLRWQSLAAVAVGLLVAYLGGRGVTLMSQQPAVVTGLLLGTILGVALFRGVPVGPLIAAGILSVLLGAK; translated from the coding sequence ATGCCGTCCGTCGATCTGCCGTCCGCGGCGCTGCTGGTCTTAGCCGCGCTCGGCATTCTCGGCAACAATTCCACCGTCGCCATCGCCGTCGTCGCGCTGCTCCTGCTTCGCGTCACAAAGCTGCATCAGGTATTCCCGTGGCTGGAGAACTACGGTCTTACCGCCGGCGTCGTCATCTTAACCATCGGCATTCTGGCCCCGATCGCCAGCGGGAGCCTCGACCATCGCGCGGCGGTTGCGTCGCTCCTGCGGTGGCAGTCGCTGGCCGCGGTCGCCGTCGGCTTGTTAGTCGCCTATCTCGGCGGCCGAGGCGTGACGCTCATGTCGCAGCAGCCCGCGGTCGTGACGGGGCTGCTGCTGGGGACGATTCTGGGGGTCGCCCTGTTCCGAGGGGTCCCCGTCGGGCCGCTCATCGCCGCAGGTATCCTCTCGGTGCTGCTCGGCGCGAAATAA
- a CDS encoding SPL family radical SAM protein translates to MTTKQFESVTAKLVLNRVKVERMPFDWSLNPYRGCAHGCSFCYARAFQTFLGKEATDEFQHHIFIKENAAEALESQLRTFGRRHGLRDTDVGPRIGPVAVGTATDPYQPIEAKARQTRRCLQVLARYRVPTSVTTRSPLVLRDLDVLRDVDVTSINISVNTLDAAIARKLEPASPHPAGRMRAVRALANAGFPVGIFVAPILPLLTDGEETLDALFAESKAQGAGFAMTSLLRLSPDVKMWYYHTLEMHFPELIQPYARLYRNAYVERSYADKMKRRIEAVSARHGLPEPAPVLRPSAAAPAPAKPLPEQLSFAF, encoded by the coding sequence ATGACGACCAAACAATTCGAATCCGTTACCGCCAAGCTCGTCCTGAACCGCGTGAAGGTCGAACGCATGCCGTTCGACTGGTCGCTCAACCCCTACCGCGGCTGCGCGCACGGCTGCAGCTTCTGTTACGCGCGCGCCTTCCAGACATTCCTCGGCAAGGAAGCTACCGACGAGTTTCAGCATCATATATTTATTAAGGAGAACGCCGCCGAAGCGTTGGAATCCCAACTCCGCACGTTCGGGCGCAGGCACGGCCTGCGCGACACCGACGTCGGCCCCCGCATCGGTCCCGTCGCCGTCGGCACGGCGACGGACCCGTACCAGCCGATCGAGGCGAAGGCGCGGCAGACGCGCCGCTGCCTGCAGGTGCTGGCGCGCTACCGCGTCCCGACGTCCGTCACGACCCGGTCGCCGCTCGTCCTGCGGGATCTGGACGTGCTGCGCGACGTCGACGTCACGTCGATCAACATTAGCGTCAACACGTTAGACGCAGCGATCGCCAGGAAGCTGGAGCCGGCCTCGCCCCATCCGGCCGGGCGAATGCGCGCGGTCCGGGCGCTCGCGAACGCAGGCTTCCCCGTCGGCATCTTCGTCGCCCCGATTCTGCCGCTGCTCACCGACGGCGAAGAGACGCTCGACGCGCTCTTCGCCGAGTCGAAGGCGCAGGGCGCCGGCTTCGCGATGACGTCGCTGCTGCGGCTGTCCCCCGACGTAAAGATGTGGTATTACCATACGCTCGAGATGCATTTCCCGGAGCTGATCCAGCCTTACGCTCGGTTATATCGGAACGCCTACGTCGAACGGTCGTATGCCGACAAGATGAAGCGGCGCATCGAAGCCGTATCGGCTCGGCACGGCCTTCCCGAGCCGGCTCCCGTCCTTCGGCCCTCGGCCGCGGCTCCGGCGCCTGCGAAGCCGCTGCCGGAGCAGCTCAGTTTCGCGTTCTAA
- a CDS encoding glutamate synthase-related protein, whose protein sequence is MNQAMKNEGLFEGLLLEEHDSCGVICIIEKNGHPSRDNIQKTIDALVKMEHRSGFIDGEGDGCGILTDIPRALWQSKLEKAGLDGQLAFDDRFSVAHIFVPRKLDISASDMQNGMRDLFAKYGVKIVLEQENETNGAVLGPNGRNDEPTFWQVAAITEKDGVNVADHLFELHVEIESKYNVHVASLSNVTAAYKVMGSASILPKYFKDTQDPLFAAQVTIGHNRYSTNTLSSFFRVQPFSLLGHNGEINTVKKMRYEADMIGVPLVDGGSDSQDMNRTIETFIHRHGFSHFEAMELVFPPIHNEMKSFRPELQDLYVYYRQIWGHYAQGPAAIVSRYDNECVFSVDALGLRPLWMVESETSLYFSSEQGVITVGEMVADPKPIAPGEKIGVVLTRGEHVQVIPYEELQTTVLERAKQRVDFAGLRGQLFYQNEFPAAAPNADVQVTDALYAAAGWDREGIQMVEAMSETGAEPIRSLGYDGPLAALNWERQNVADFIKESVAVVTNPAIDRDREQEHFSTRVVVGPRPTIYGEPDGRLRVELPAPLVLEGSNGVGSLEAVGQPSLESLVAAFEASQAGSVATLSLTFGRGESLKAALDKLADDAIAAVRGGASLLLLDDGEANSNDRLWIDAHLAVSRVDIALKSVKLGQGDNLRRQAAIALRSASVRNLHDIAVACGLGADLISPYVLFSTAAAKEGAAAAQKVFTTLQKGLEKVISTIGTHELRGYTRFFSSIGLHPEVAEVLDIVNYLGSENAGTGFAQLEADAIARYEDYNNNPKAKAGKNFRFFQRMWKALGDAASGAAPYSDYRDKLREEEAKNPISIRHVADFDYEKALSDGRKPLDPKDVNIGVGDHDLPMLISSMSFGSQNETAFRAYAEAGERLNMVTMNGEGGEIKDMLGRYKRTRGAQVASGRFGVNVELANAVAFLEIKIGQGAKPGEGGHLPGSKVTAKIAAARNATIGSDLISPSNNHDIYSIEDLAQIISELKEASNHNAKIIVKVPVVPGIGTIAVGVAKAGADVITLSGFDGGTGAARMHSLQHVGLPTEIGTKLAHVALIEAGLRHRVELWSDGGLKSGADVVKMMMLGANRCGFGSISMQAIGCTTCRGCHLDTCHVGIATQIDSMEEAEEKGLRRFVPRVYDNAVDALVRLFSGIGEEVRDIVAALGYKNAQDLVGRSDLLQQVNALEKIDLSAILRPAPLQFIAPAAQEAAAASAEPVLAAVGAEAAMYPSALSFESPIAKRWSKISAETRIIGSRFSSNRVRDRFDGSYDQLPGISLELTDGSVPGNGLGAFNARGVDITVHGGAEDGVAKMAFGGKIAILKAPSKHKAFINGSVGKSFAYGAQKGTFIVQGNADSRACIRLSGADVIFGGEIVGPIRDDIGNMAGRANLKGFAFEYMTNGRAVVMGDPGPWICAGMTGGVIYQRLQPELGLDEAAIKRRVAKGAKVSITALGDKSRADLKELLGIYRSELEKSGQAETAAKIASMLENVDAHFVRISPVTMQADQSVATE, encoded by the coding sequence GACGGCTGCGGCATTCTCACGGACATTCCGCGCGCCCTGTGGCAGAGCAAGCTCGAGAAAGCCGGCCTGGACGGCCAGCTCGCGTTCGACGACCGCTTCTCCGTCGCGCATATTTTCGTGCCTCGGAAGCTCGACATCTCGGCAAGCGACATGCAGAACGGCATGCGCGACCTGTTCGCGAAGTACGGCGTGAAGATCGTCTTGGAACAGGAAAACGAAACGAACGGCGCCGTGCTCGGCCCGAACGGCCGCAACGACGAGCCGACGTTCTGGCAAGTCGCCGCGATTACCGAGAAGGACGGCGTCAACGTCGCCGACCATCTGTTCGAGCTGCACGTCGAAATCGAAAGCAAATACAATGTTCATGTCGCGTCGCTCAGCAACGTAACGGCCGCTTATAAGGTCATGGGCTCCGCAAGCATTTTGCCGAAATATTTCAAAGACACGCAAGACCCGCTCTTCGCCGCTCAGGTGACGATCGGTCACAACCGCTATTCCACGAACACGTTGTCGAGCTTCTTCCGCGTGCAGCCGTTCTCCTTGCTCGGTCATAACGGAGAGATCAACACCGTAAAGAAGATGCGCTACGAAGCCGACATGATCGGCGTTCCGCTCGTCGACGGCGGCTCGGACTCTCAAGATATGAACCGGACGATCGAGACGTTCATTCACCGTCACGGCTTCTCGCACTTCGAGGCTATGGAGCTTGTCTTCCCTCCGATTCATAACGAGATGAAGTCGTTCCGTCCCGAGCTGCAAGATCTTTACGTTTATTATCGCCAAATTTGGGGTCATTACGCGCAAGGTCCGGCCGCCATCGTATCCCGTTACGATAACGAGTGCGTATTCAGCGTAGACGCTCTCGGCCTTCGCCCGCTGTGGATGGTCGAAAGCGAAACATCGCTTTATTTCTCCTCCGAGCAAGGCGTTATCACGGTCGGCGAGATGGTCGCGGACCCGAAGCCGATCGCCCCGGGCGAGAAGATCGGCGTCGTCCTGACGCGCGGCGAACACGTGCAAGTCATTCCGTACGAAGAGCTTCAGACGACCGTACTCGAGCGCGCGAAGCAGCGCGTCGACTTCGCGGGACTTCGCGGCCAATTGTTCTATCAGAACGAATTCCCTGCTGCGGCTCCGAACGCGGACGTCCAAGTGACGGATGCGCTGTATGCGGCTGCAGGCTGGGATCGCGAGGGCATCCAGATGGTCGAAGCGATGTCGGAAACCGGCGCGGAGCCGATCCGCTCACTCGGCTATGACGGCCCGCTCGCGGCGCTGAACTGGGAACGGCAAAATGTTGCAGACTTCATTAAAGAGAGCGTCGCCGTCGTCACGAACCCGGCGATCGACCGCGATCGCGAGCAGGAGCACTTCTCCACCCGCGTCGTCGTCGGCCCTCGTCCGACGATCTACGGCGAGCCGGACGGCCGCCTGCGCGTCGAGCTGCCGGCTCCGCTCGTGCTCGAAGGCTCCAACGGCGTCGGCAGCCTGGAAGCGGTCGGCCAGCCGTCGCTCGAATCGCTCGTTGCCGCGTTCGAAGCGTCCCAAGCCGGCTCCGTCGCGACGTTGTCGCTGACGTTCGGCCGCGGAGAATCGCTCAAGGCCGCGCTCGACAAGCTCGCGGACGACGCGATCGCCGCGGTTCGCGGCGGCGCCAGCCTGCTCTTGCTCGACGACGGCGAAGCGAACAGCAACGACCGTCTTTGGATCGACGCGCATCTCGCGGTTTCCCGCGTAGACATCGCGCTGAAGTCCGTAAAGCTCGGCCAAGGCGACAACCTGCGCCGTCAAGCGGCGATCGCGCTTCGCTCCGCTTCGGTCCGCAACCTGCACGACATCGCGGTCGCTTGCGGTCTCGGCGCGGACCTGATTTCCCCGTACGTGTTGTTCTCGACGGCGGCGGCGAAGGAAGGCGCGGCGGCGGCTCAGAAGGTGTTCACTACGCTTCAGAAGGGTCTCGAGAAGGTCATCTCCACGATCGGTACGCACGAGCTTCGCGGGTATACGCGATTCTTCTCGTCGATCGGCCTCCACCCGGAAGTCGCGGAAGTGCTCGATATCGTCAACTACCTCGGCAGCGAAAACGCGGGCACGGGCTTCGCGCAGCTCGAAGCGGACGCGATCGCTCGTTACGAGGACTATAACAACAATCCGAAGGCCAAGGCGGGCAAGAACTTCCGCTTCTTCCAACGGATGTGGAAAGCGCTCGGCGACGCGGCTTCCGGCGCGGCTCCTTACTCGGATTACCGCGACAAGCTGCGCGAAGAAGAAGCGAAAAATCCGATCAGCATTCGCCACGTCGCGGACTTCGATTACGAGAAGGCGTTGTCGGACGGCCGCAAGCCGCTCGATCCGAAGGACGTTAACATCGGCGTAGGCGACCACGATCTGCCGATGCTTATCTCTTCCATGTCGTTCGGCTCTCAGAACGAGACGGCGTTCCGCGCCTACGCGGAAGCCGGCGAACGTCTGAACATGGTGACGATGAACGGCGAAGGCGGCGAAATCAAGGATATGCTCGGCCGCTATAAGCGGACGCGCGGCGCGCAGGTCGCTTCCGGCCGCTTCGGCGTCAACGTCGAGCTCGCGAACGCGGTGGCGTTCCTCGAGATTAAGATCGGCCAAGGCGCGAAGCCGGGCGAAGGCGGTCACCTGCCGGGCTCCAAGGTTACGGCGAAGATCGCTGCCGCGCGGAACGCGACGATCGGCTCCGACCTGATCTCGCCTTCGAACAACCATGACATCTACTCGATCGAGGATCTCGCGCAAATCATCAGCGAGTTGAAGGAAGCTAGCAACCACAACGCGAAAATCATCGTGAAGGTACCGGTCGTTCCGGGCATCGGCACGATCGCGGTCGGCGTCGCCAAGGCCGGCGCGGACGTCATCACGCTGTCCGGCTTCGACGGCGGCACCGGCGCGGCGCGCATGCACTCGCTGCAGCACGTCGGCCTGCCGACGGAGATCGGCACGAAGCTCGCGCACGTCGCGTTGATCGAAGCGGGTCTTCGCCACCGCGTCGAGCTGTGGTCCGACGGCGGTCTGAAGTCCGGCGCGGACGTCGTGAAGATGATGATGCTCGGCGCGAACCGCTGCGGCTTCGGCTCCATCTCGATGCAAGCGATCGGCTGCACGACGTGCCGCGGCTGTCACCTCGACACGTGCCACGTCGGCATCGCGACGCAGATCGACTCGATGGAAGAAGCCGAAGAGAAAGGTCTCCGCCGCTTCGTTCCCCGCGTATACGACAACGCGGTCGACGCCTTGGTTCGCTTGTTCTCGGGCATCGGCGAAGAAGTCCGCGACATCGTCGCGGCGCTCGGCTACAAGAACGCGCAAGATCTCGTCGGTCGTTCCGACTTGCTGCAGCAGGTGAACGCGCTCGAGAAGATCGACCTGTCGGCGATCCTTCGTCCGGCTCCGCTGCAATTCATCGCTCCGGCGGCGCAAGAAGCCGCTGCGGCTTCCGCCGAGCCGGTGCTCGCGGCCGTAGGCGCGGAAGCGGCGATGTATCCGAGCGCGCTTAGCTTCGAATCGCCGATCGCGAAGCGTTGGAGCAAGATCAGCGCAGAGACGCGCATCATCGGCTCGCGCTTCTCCTCGAACCGCGTCCGCGACCGGTTCGACGGCAGCTACGACCAGCTTCCGGGCATCTCGCTCGAGCTGACGGACGGCTCCGTGCCGGGGAACGGTCTCGGCGCGTTCAACGCCCGCGGCGTGGACATTACGGTTCACGGCGGCGCGGAAGACGGCGTAGCGAAGATGGCGTTCGGCGGCAAGATCGCGATTCTCAAGGCGCCGAGCAAGCATAAGGCGTTCATCAACGGTTCCGTCGGCAAGTCGTTCGCCTACGGCGCGCAGAAAGGTACCTTCATCGTTCAGGGCAACGCGGACTCCCGCGCCTGCATCCGTCTCTCGGGCGCCGACGTCATCTTCGGCGGCGAGATCGTAGGTCCGATCCGCGACGACATCGGCAACATGGCCGGCCGCGCGAACCTGAAGGGCTTCGCGTTCGAATACATGACGAACGGGCGCGCCGTCGTCATGGGCGATCCGGGACCTTGGATTTGCGCCGGCATGACGGGCGGCGTCATCTACCAGCGTCTGCAGCCGGAGCTTGGCCTCGACGAAGCGGCGATCAAGCGCCGCGTCGCCAAGGGCGCGAAGGTCAGCATCACGGCGCTGGGCGACAAGAGCCGCGCCGACCTGAAGGAGCTGCTCGGTATCTACCGCTCCGAGCTGGAGAAATCCGGCCAAGCGGAAACCGCGGCGAAGATCGCTTCGATGCTCGAGAATGTCGACGCGCACTTCGTCCGGATTTCGCCGGTCACGATGCAAGCCGATCAATCGGTCGCTACGGAATAA